A genomic stretch from Telmatocola sphagniphila includes:
- a CDS encoding tyrosine-protein phosphatase has protein sequence MKLIAPNLVSSRKQLAWPLSYQRLKWASLAALLTVLGLLLWEVLHVLAGWNTHTVIDKQLYRSAQLSEAKLREFASENGIKTIVNLRGFNGWEGWYQAESKVAAELGISQEDLTTSANVFPNPNEMRKLVEIYDRSERPLLVHCRRGSDRTGLATGIFLLLYTNANLSDVRWNCSPRYGHFRAMTTARMDEFFDFYEEYLQSIQKEHSPEIFRDWILTKYEPGHFLGNLKLPPQPEWKRDQTLCFIAQAENLSSMPWKMSAGRFVGVHLCYQVNDEAGEIVYKDVAGLFDRVVQPGESVDLEICLPAIKKAGTYYLHFELTGEKHIAFSKIGWQPIVWKFEIR, from the coding sequence ATGAAATTGATCGCGCCAAATCTCGTCAGTTCCAGGAAGCAGCTCGCATGGCCTTTGTCCTACCAGAGGTTGAAGTGGGCAAGCCTTGCTGCGCTCCTTACCGTTCTGGGATTGCTGCTCTGGGAAGTGCTTCACGTTCTGGCAGGCTGGAATACTCACACAGTCATCGACAAACAACTTTACCGCAGTGCGCAGCTCTCTGAAGCCAAGCTCCGGGAATTCGCCTCGGAAAACGGTATCAAAACCATCGTCAACTTGCGGGGCTTCAACGGTTGGGAAGGCTGGTACCAAGCCGAGAGTAAAGTCGCTGCCGAACTCGGTATCTCTCAAGAAGATTTGACGACCTCCGCGAACGTCTTCCCCAACCCTAACGAGATGCGCAAACTGGTCGAGATCTACGACCGGAGCGAACGGCCCTTGCTGGTTCACTGCCGTCGGGGATCGGATCGCACGGGACTGGCCACGGGGATTTTTCTGCTGCTCTATACCAATGCCAATTTGAGCGATGTGCGATGGAACTGCTCCCCGCGCTATGGGCATTTTCGGGCGATGACCACGGCTCGCATGGACGAGTTCTTTGACTTTTACGAAGAATATCTTCAGTCAATTCAGAAGGAACATAGTCCCGAAATATTTCGCGACTGGATCCTCACGAAATATGAACCGGGGCATTTTCTCGGGAACTTGAAGCTTCCGCCTCAGCCGGAATGGAAGCGGGATCAGACGCTTTGCTTCATCGCCCAGGCGGAAAACCTCTCCTCAATGCCGTGGAAAATGAGTGCCGGGCGATTCGTCGGCGTGCACCTGTGCTATCAGGTAAACGACGAAGCCGGAGAGATTGTTTATAAGGACGTAGCCGGTCTCTTCGATCGCGTGGTGCAACCGGGTGAAAGTGTGGATCTGGAGATCTGCCTTCCGGCCATCAAAAAAGCGGGTACCTACTACCTCCACTTCGAGCTGACGGGCGAGAAACATATCGCTTTCAGCAAGATCGGCTGGCAGCCGATCGTTTGGAAATTTGAAATTCGATAA
- a CDS encoding pyridoxal phosphate-dependent aminotransferase — translation MIAISKLANSVKPSATMAAGAKAKQMKDSGIKVYDFSLGEPDFPTPAHICKAADEAVKAGHTHYTPAPGIMELRKAVCAWYKKVHGLECEPAEVLISAGAKHSIHNALAATLNPGDEVIIPAPYWVSYSDLVSMTGAKPVLVETTAESKFKMTPAQFRGAVTQNSKLLMLNSPCNPTGTVYTKQELEALVDIAIEKNLIILSDEIYEQLTYGDAKPTCVATLRPGLKQRTITISGASKSYAMTGWRMGWTIAPAPVIAAMNNIQGQETGCPSSVSQYALLAALNGPQECVAEMREHFARRKDLTCGLLRKIPHITFPEPEGAFYVFFNVSAYFGRTIDGVKVTDSLGFCTAALEKAKVNFVPGSAFGQEGFIRMSFATSDEVIKEGLDAFAKWLAT, via the coding sequence ATGATTGCGATTTCGAAGTTGGCCAATTCCGTGAAGCCCTCCGCCACCATGGCCGCCGGAGCCAAAGCCAAACAGATGAAAGATTCGGGTATCAAGGTTTACGACTTCAGTCTTGGCGAGCCCGATTTTCCCACGCCGGCCCATATTTGTAAAGCCGCGGATGAAGCGGTCAAGGCCGGCCACACGCACTATACGCCCGCTCCCGGCATCATGGAATTGCGTAAAGCGGTCTGCGCCTGGTACAAGAAAGTGCACGGCCTCGAATGCGAACCGGCGGAAGTACTGATCTCCGCCGGGGCCAAGCATTCCATCCACAACGCCTTGGCGGCGACTTTGAACCCGGGCGACGAAGTGATCATCCCGGCCCCCTATTGGGTGAGTTACAGCGACCTCGTCAGCATGACCGGGGCCAAGCCGGTGTTGGTCGAAACGACGGCGGAATCCAAGTTCAAGATGACTCCGGCCCAGTTCCGCGGTGCTGTCACTCAGAATTCCAAACTGCTGATGCTGAACTCGCCGTGCAATCCGACGGGAACGGTCTACACCAAGCAGGAACTAGAAGCTCTCGTTGACATCGCCATCGAAAAGAACCTGATTATCCTCAGCGATGAAATCTACGAACAACTGACCTACGGCGATGCCAAGCCCACCTGTGTGGCTACGCTAAGGCCCGGCTTGAAACAGCGAACTATCACCATCAGCGGTGCCAGTAAGAGCTACGCCATGACCGGCTGGCGCATGGGCTGGACGATTGCCCCTGCTCCGGTCATTGCCGCCATGAATAACATTCAGGGCCAGGAAACCGGCTGTCCTTCGAGCGTCAGCCAGTATGCCCTTCTGGCGGCCCTCAACGGCCCGCAGGAATGCGTGGCCGAGATGCGCGAGCACTTTGCCCGTCGCAAAGATTTAACCTGCGGTTTGCTGCGAAAAATTCCGCACATCACTTTTCCGGAACCGGAAGGTGCTTTCTACGTTTTCTTCAACGTCTCGGCCTATTTCGGCCGAACGATCGACGGCGTAAAAGTGACGGATTCATTAGGTTTCTGTACGGCCGCTCTCGAAAAGGCTAAAGTGAATTTTGTGCCCGGCTCGGCATTTGGTCAGGAAGGCTTCATTCGAATGTCGTTCGCGACGAGTGATGAAGTCATCAAAGAGGGGTTGGACGCGTTCGCCAAATGGCTTGCGACGTAA
- a CDS encoding tetratricopeptide repeat protein — MADITSKTSITPTPEQRRIAADNFDRANQILPSGNYDYGIQLLQLCCKLDPGNLAYRQMLRRTQKSKYSNLKGSSLAFMTTAGTRTRMKNCLRSGDYLKVLEYGEEILSKNPWDLGVQQDMATAAESAGLLDTAIFVLDQARQKFPKDPGLNRQLARLFEKRGHFQHAIALWQMVKEAVPSDVEAAHKAKDLAASETIQRGRYGEGGGSNTHTAIGSGTGSNSDSKEQPALDRAAREAAPFLKKIQEKPEDVHAWLQLAGVYKKMNRVEQAKETLEKALNATGQNFQVRMELLEMEIDPLTKNLSLSNAKIAELEAQSAEEAVEEVDGPSLEDLKRIRNKLIKEINAREVEIFRAKSERFPTDASFRLELAIRLYQGGKVDEAIAELQVVRKDTRLSGKAMMHLGKCFLLKNNWRLAQRNLEESLAAVTVNDEASKKELLFLLAKGHAEFGELTKAIELGHDLENIDFVYKGIDKLVEAWETRLQEA, encoded by the coding sequence ATGGCAGATATTACTTCGAAGACCTCTATTACCCCTACGCCCGAACAACGCCGAATCGCCGCGGACAATTTCGACCGTGCCAATCAGATATTGCCCTCGGGTAATTATGACTATGGCATCCAGTTGTTGCAACTCTGCTGCAAACTCGATCCCGGCAATCTCGCCTATCGCCAGATGCTGCGCCGGACCCAGAAGAGCAAATACAGCAACCTCAAAGGCAGTTCTCTGGCATTCATGACTACCGCCGGGACACGGACCCGCATGAAGAATTGCCTCCGCAGCGGCGACTATCTGAAAGTGCTTGAGTACGGTGAAGAAATTCTTTCGAAAAATCCCTGGGATCTCGGCGTCCAACAGGACATGGCCACCGCTGCGGAATCAGCCGGTTTACTCGACACGGCGATCTTCGTGCTGGACCAGGCGCGACAAAAATTTCCCAAAGATCCGGGACTGAATCGGCAACTGGCTCGACTCTTCGAAAAACGGGGCCATTTCCAGCATGCAATTGCCCTTTGGCAAATGGTGAAAGAGGCCGTTCCCAGTGATGTGGAAGCGGCCCATAAAGCCAAGGATCTGGCCGCTAGCGAGACGATTCAGCGTGGACGCTACGGCGAAGGTGGTGGCAGCAATACCCACACGGCGATCGGCTCCGGAACAGGTAGTAACAGCGATTCCAAAGAACAACCCGCTCTCGATCGGGCGGCTCGCGAGGCGGCTCCTTTTCTGAAAAAGATCCAGGAAAAGCCCGAAGACGTTCACGCCTGGTTGCAACTGGCCGGTGTGTACAAGAAAATGAATCGTGTCGAGCAGGCCAAGGAAACGCTGGAGAAGGCGTTGAATGCCACGGGGCAGAATTTCCAGGTTCGTATGGAACTTCTGGAAATGGAGATTGACCCCCTCACCAAAAATCTCAGCTTGAGCAATGCGAAAATTGCCGAACTGGAAGCGCAAAGCGCTGAAGAGGCGGTCGAAGAAGTAGACGGCCCTTCTCTGGAAGACCTCAAGCGGATTCGCAATAAGCTCATCAAGGAAATCAATGCCCGCGAAGTAGAAATCTTTCGAGCCAAGAGCGAGCGTTTCCCAACCGACGCCAGCTTTCGACTGGAACTGGCCATCCGACTCTACCAGGGCGGTAAGGTGGACGAAGCGATCGCCGAATTGCAGGTCGTGCGAAAAGACACTCGGCTTTCGGGTAAAGCGATGATGCATCTGGGCAAGTGCTTCCTGCTCAAGAACAACTGGCGTTTGGCCCAGCGAAATCTCGAAGAGTCCCTGGCGGCAGTGACCGTCAACGACGAAGCTTCCAAGAAGGAACTGCTGTTTTTACTCGCGAAAGGCCATGCGGAGTTCGGCGAACTGACGAAGGCCATTGAGCTTGGTCACGACCTGGAAAACATCGATTTCGTCTATAAAGGCATCGATAAACTGGTCGAAGCCTGGGAAACCCGGCTGCAGGAAGCTTAG
- a CDS encoding tetratricopeptide repeat protein, which translates to MKKILSVLWLGLAASVAHGGVFSTTDPFPFVSDSKGAILPLAFVDFKLLMGEWLAVPAPAGEKLRKQLEEQVANFKKGDVNRLGPEEISTYAAALIRLNKIDEALNVLLNASRNRAQDGFLVQSELAHVHYLRGEYREALEAESTALRDYPPPKKFGSLKPEQWAWILKVEKEFVLPMYRLRRDETKSRAIRVFDAPDELFPYRNPRDKSDVQVINWKSSPDYPAQPIPETDKSKIPADALSALQWMMLNNPTDTRLYWLMGEVFNFRGEHDTAVKIFDESVDAPRNYTSSLLMEHRQALHQSLQAQAEVKKADEEKAANDDRKMLRYISIGIGAIIVVLLILHVRNLIRRMSQ; encoded by the coding sequence ATGAAAAAAATCCTGTCGGTTCTCTGGCTCGGTCTGGCGGCCTCGGTGGCTCATGGCGGTGTATTTTCAACGACCGATCCTTTCCCCTTCGTCAGCGATAGTAAGGGGGCGATACTTCCGCTCGCGTTTGTTGATTTCAAACTACTCATGGGAGAATGGCTGGCCGTGCCGGCGCCCGCCGGGGAGAAATTACGCAAGCAGTTGGAAGAGCAGGTTGCCAACTTCAAAAAAGGGGATGTCAATCGCCTGGGTCCCGAAGAGATTTCGACTTATGCCGCCGCACTGATTCGCTTGAACAAGATCGACGAAGCCTTGAACGTGCTTCTGAATGCCTCGCGCAACCGCGCTCAAGATGGTTTTTTAGTTCAGTCGGAACTGGCACATGTGCACTACCTGCGCGGAGAATACCGCGAAGCGCTCGAAGCGGAATCGACGGCTCTTCGCGATTATCCACCTCCAAAAAAGTTCGGAAGTCTGAAACCCGAGCAATGGGCCTGGATTCTCAAGGTAGAGAAGGAATTCGTTCTGCCGATGTACCGACTTCGCCGCGATGAAACGAAGTCCAGAGCGATCCGCGTTTTCGATGCTCCGGATGAATTGTTTCCTTATCGCAATCCGCGCGATAAATCCGATGTGCAAGTGATCAACTGGAAGTCTTCTCCGGACTATCCGGCGCAGCCTATACCTGAAACGGATAAATCCAAAATCCCGGCGGATGCCCTGTCGGCCTTGCAGTGGATGATGTTGAATAATCCGACCGATACTCGACTTTACTGGTTGATGGGAGAAGTCTTCAATTTTCGCGGGGAGCACGATACGGCCGTTAAAATCTTTGATGAGTCCGTCGATGCCCCCCGCAATTACACCAGTTCCCTGTTGATGGAGCATCGTCAGGCACTTCATCAATCCCTTCAAGCCCAGGCCGAAGTGAAGAAGGCAGACGAGGAAAAAGCGGCCAACGACGACCGGAAAATGTTGCGATATATCTCGATTGGCATCGGCGCGATTATCGTCGTACTGCTGATTCTCCACGTTCGGAATTTAATTCGGAGAATGAGCCAGTGA
- a CDS encoding glycosyltransferase family 2 protein: protein MRKLSIVIPIKDEQDNLKPLHALVVKSLQDWGPWELIFVDDGSTDRSPQVLSDLAQADSRVKVIRLRKNFGQAAATQAGLDAATGDLIATMDGDIQNDPSDLTGMIAKLDEGYDVILGERAKRKDGMLLRKVPSYLANRLIRKVAGIPFRDFGCAIRVMKAEFAHGLKLYGEMHRFITVLLMNQGARIAQLPVKHHARNAGTSKYGIGRTGRVILDLITIKFLSGYLTRPMHFLGGIGLTFVGAGVVALAATVLMKMISGLWMTGNPLLHLSVMLTLVGMQFVSMGVIGEVVVRTYFESQSKSPYSVRETLNIEEPNVAERKAA from the coding sequence ATGCGAAAGCTTTCAATCGTAATTCCGATCAAGGATGAACAGGATAACCTGAAGCCGCTGCACGCGTTGGTCGTGAAGAGTCTGCAGGATTGGGGTCCCTGGGAATTGATTTTTGTCGACGACGGCAGTACGGACCGTTCGCCGCAAGTACTCAGCGATCTCGCTCAGGCTGATTCCCGGGTCAAAGTCATCCGACTCCGCAAAAATTTTGGGCAGGCGGCGGCCACGCAAGCCGGTCTGGATGCTGCCACCGGCGATTTGATTGCGACCATGGATGGTGATATTCAGAATGATCCTTCAGATCTCACCGGTATGATCGCCAAGCTGGATGAAGGTTATGATGTGATTCTCGGAGAGCGGGCTAAACGCAAAGACGGTATGCTCCTTCGCAAGGTTCCCAGCTATCTGGCCAACCGTCTGATTCGCAAAGTAGCCGGTATTCCTTTCCGGGATTTCGGCTGCGCCATCCGCGTCATGAAAGCGGAATTTGCTCACGGCTTGAAACTCTACGGCGAAATGCACCGGTTTATCACCGTTTTGTTGATGAATCAGGGTGCTCGAATTGCTCAATTGCCGGTGAAGCATCACGCTCGCAATGCCGGTACTTCAAAGTACGGCATCGGCCGAACCGGACGAGTGATTCTGGATCTGATCACCATCAAGTTTCTCTCGGGTTATCTGACCCGACCGATGCATTTTCTGGGCGGCATTGGGCTCACTTTTGTCGGAGCGGGTGTTGTCGCTCTGGCCGCGACAGTCCTTATGAAGATGATTTCCGGCCTCTGGATGACTGGTAACCCTTTGCTCCATCTGAGTGTGATGCTCACCCTTGTGGGCATGCAATTCGTCTCGATGGGAGTCATCGGGGAGGTTGTGGTCCGGACCTATTTCGAAAGCCAGAGTAAATCTCCCTATAGCGTGCGGGAGACTCTGAATATTGAAGAGCCTAATGTGGCGGAACGCAAAGCGGCTTAA
- a CDS encoding ornithine cyclodeaminase family protein — protein sequence MPVLYLTEEQVRQVLTMEMAIEAVEAGLRKMALEEAFNIPRSRCQTDHTILHVLSAAAKSLGVIGYKAYTTTKAAARFHVTIYDAKSGEMSALMQADHLGQVRTGAASAVATKCLSRPESKHLGIYGSGKQARTQVLAVCKVRKIEKITAYSPTEANLKAFVEDLQKEGLPIVAATQPEQAALGQDIICTATKSRTPVLKGEWIAPGTHLNIVGSNFLGKSEIDLEVIKKTNVLVIDSKEQGRIEAGDFAEALDTKLIAWSDIHELGRVVTGRLPGRESPTEITLFKSLGIGLEDIVVAQKILLRAREMNIGTTLDL from the coding sequence ATGCCTGTCTTGTATCTCACGGAAGAACAGGTTCGCCAGGTTCTCACCATGGAAATGGCGATCGAAGCCGTCGAAGCCGGTTTACGCAAAATGGCTCTGGAAGAAGCCTTCAACATCCCCCGGTCGCGCTGCCAGACCGATCACACCATCCTGCATGTGCTTTCCGCTGCAGCCAAGTCCCTGGGAGTAATCGGCTACAAGGCTTATACGACCACCAAAGCGGCCGCCCGTTTCCACGTTACGATTTATGATGCCAAATCGGGAGAGATGTCGGCTTTGATGCAAGCCGATCATCTCGGACAGGTACGAACGGGAGCCGCCAGTGCGGTTGCGACGAAGTGTTTGTCCCGGCCGGAATCGAAACATCTCGGGATTTATGGCAGCGGTAAGCAAGCTCGCACGCAGGTGTTAGCGGTTTGCAAAGTCCGGAAGATCGAAAAGATTACGGCTTACAGTCCGACGGAAGCGAATCTCAAAGCCTTCGTGGAAGATCTTCAAAAAGAAGGGCTGCCGATCGTAGCGGCTACTCAACCGGAACAGGCCGCCCTCGGTCAGGATATTATTTGCACGGCCACGAAGAGTCGCACTCCGGTTTTAAAAGGAGAGTGGATTGCCCCGGGCACGCATCTGAATATTGTGGGTTCGAATTTCCTGGGCAAATCGGAAATCGATCTGGAAGTTATCAAAAAGACGAACGTTCTAGTGATTGACAGCAAGGAACAAGGCCGGATTGAGGCCGGCGATTTTGCGGAAGCCCTGGATACTAAGCTGATTGCCTGGTCCGATATCCACGAATTGGGTCGAGTCGTCACCGGCCGCTTACCGGGTCGGGAATCCCCGACGGAAATCACTTTGTTCAAATCGCTAGGCATCGGCCTGGAAGATATCGTAGTGGCTCAGAAAATCCTCCTCCGAGCGCGGGAGATGAATATCGGAACGACTCTCGACCTTTGA
- a CDS encoding glycosyltransferase family 4 protein, with the protein MPLNLLHVIQRYPPAWGGSEAYFARLSRWLVERGHSVEVWTTDANDLSAFWNSKASRLPAGESFDGQVSIRRFPIDYWPLRRYLLKGLSLLPMPALKGWVLPVNPISFGMRKEAKITQKKFDAVHASAFPYLFPCLCGLKLARRLGCPFILTPFVHIGPWNDPNNAIRRAYLAKPMVRLLRESDLIFAQTPSEVQAIQQMGVPAEKIRLQGLGVDTTEVTGGNRLQARSRWGAMEDQLVIGHLANLSREKGTLDLLEALRIALEKNPSLVPQVRLVLAGPSMLPNLEKDLKRQPVLTSVVSIVGPLSHVEKRDFFAGIDLFCMPSISDSFGLVYLEAMANGKRCLGYKAGGAGDVLQGTGGEAVEANLGVLSDALFGILTLQESYQQISEEAIERCQREFLWQPKLELVEHEIIELLRSRIRS; encoded by the coding sequence ATGCCATTGAACCTGCTTCATGTGATACAAAGATACCCCCCGGCTTGGGGCGGTTCGGAGGCTTATTTTGCCCGGCTCTCGCGCTGGCTGGTGGAACGCGGTCATTCGGTGGAGGTCTGGACGACCGATGCGAATGATCTTTCGGCCTTTTGGAACTCGAAGGCCAGCCGATTACCCGCTGGCGAATCGTTCGATGGCCAAGTATCCATCCGGCGTTTCCCGATCGACTACTGGCCTTTGCGGAGGTATCTTCTAAAAGGGCTTTCTCTGTTGCCGATGCCTGCACTTAAGGGATGGGTGCTTCCCGTCAATCCCATCAGTTTTGGCATGCGAAAAGAGGCAAAAATCACACAGAAAAAGTTCGATGCAGTGCATGCTTCGGCTTTCCCTTATTTGTTCCCCTGTCTTTGCGGACTGAAGCTAGCCCGTCGGCTCGGTTGCCCCTTTATCCTCACACCGTTTGTGCATATCGGCCCCTGGAATGATCCCAACAATGCCATCCGAAGGGCGTACCTCGCCAAGCCGATGGTACGACTTTTGAGAGAGTCCGATCTGATTTTTGCTCAAACGCCGAGTGAAGTTCAAGCAATCCAGCAGATGGGAGTGCCCGCGGAAAAAATACGCCTTCAAGGTTTGGGTGTTGATACTACCGAAGTTACTGGAGGCAATCGCTTACAAGCTCGCTCGAGGTGGGGAGCGATGGAGGATCAACTTGTCATCGGTCATCTGGCTAATCTTTCAAGGGAAAAAGGCACCCTCGATCTCCTCGAAGCTTTACGAATCGCTCTGGAGAAAAACCCTTCGTTAGTACCTCAGGTCCGATTGGTTCTGGCGGGCCCGAGCATGCTGCCGAACCTGGAGAAGGACTTGAAGCGACAGCCGGTGTTAACGTCGGTGGTCTCGATTGTTGGACCGCTGTCGCATGTTGAGAAGCGGGATTTCTTTGCCGGCATAGATCTCTTCTGCATGCCGTCGATTTCCGATTCGTTCGGCTTGGTTTATCTGGAAGCGATGGCTAATGGTAAGCGCTGTTTGGGTTACAAAGCGGGCGGGGCCGGAGATGTCTTACAGGGGACGGGAGGCGAGGCAGTGGAAGCCAACCTAGGGGTTCTCTCGGATGCCTTGTTTGGGATTTTAACGTTACAAGAAAGTTACCAGCAAATATCCGAAGAGGCAATCGAACGTTGCCAGAGAGAATTTCTCTGGCAACCAAAATTGGAACTGGTGGAACACGAGATAATCGAACTCCTGCGTTCCAGGATCAGAAGCTAA
- the queF gene encoding preQ(1) synthase, translated as MAELQAPSVEELETFPNPSPGREYTIEIVCPEFTSMCPKTGQPDYGTITYTYTPGAACVELKSLKLYLQKYRMQGIFYEAVTNKLLDDFVKACNPIRCKVESRWTPRGGISSIITCQMEARK; from the coding sequence ATGGCCGAACTACAGGCACCTTCCGTCGAGGAATTGGAAACCTTTCCGAACCCCAGTCCGGGCCGGGAGTATACTATTGAGATCGTTTGCCCGGAATTCACGAGCATGTGTCCGAAGACGGGCCAACCCGATTACGGAACTATTACCTATACCTACACGCCCGGGGCAGCCTGCGTAGAGCTGAAATCTTTGAAGCTCTATCTTCAGAAATATCGGATGCAGGGCATCTTCTACGAAGCCGTCACCAACAAATTATTGGATGATTTCGTGAAAGCCTGCAACCCGATCCGCTGTAAAGTGGAGAGTCGCTGGACGCCGCGAGGCGGGATTTCCTCAATCATCACCTGCCAGATGGAAGCCCGTAAATAA
- a CDS encoding L-threonylcarbamoyladenylate synthase — protein sequence MKMGKLLSIQPAYPEQEIIALAASLLKRALLVAFPTETVYGLGANALDPQAVQRIYTAKGRPSTNPLILHINSTAQAKLLASDWPEEADLLAKKFWPGPLTIVLPKSPIVPDLATGGGSTVAIRMPNHPVARALIEASGVPLAAPSANRSLGVSPTRAEHVLQSLGDRVELILDGGPTQRGIESTVVDLTEKPVRILRFGPVTPEDLRNCLKQEVVWGANVADGQIPQPAPGMSARHYSPKTPLSVFESSEEWLRHVTIARPASRRITLFISWPKEQLAPYSEIQCMPSDPAAYAEILYQTLHELDQNQFEEILIELPPKEEEWLAVRDRLTRAAAK from the coding sequence ATGAAGATGGGCAAACTCCTTTCAATTCAACCGGCCTATCCCGAACAAGAAATCATCGCTTTAGCAGCGAGTTTGCTAAAGCGAGCTCTTCTCGTGGCATTCCCCACCGAGACCGTCTATGGCCTCGGGGCAAATGCGTTAGATCCTCAGGCTGTTCAAAGGATTTATACCGCGAAAGGTCGGCCAAGTACCAATCCTTTGATCCTCCATATTAATAGTACCGCTCAGGCCAAGCTTCTTGCCTCCGATTGGCCTGAGGAAGCCGATTTATTGGCAAAAAAATTCTGGCCCGGCCCCCTTACGATCGTACTTCCCAAATCGCCCATCGTACCCGACTTGGCAACCGGTGGGGGTTCGACCGTGGCGATCCGAATGCCTAACCATCCCGTGGCACGGGCGTTGATAGAAGCCAGTGGCGTTCCTCTGGCGGCCCCCAGTGCTAATCGTTCTCTGGGTGTTTCCCCAACGCGTGCCGAGCATGTTCTGCAAAGTCTGGGAGATCGGGTCGAGTTGATTCTCGACGGTGGTCCAACTCAACGAGGAATCGAGTCAACTGTTGTAGATCTGACAGAAAAGCCAGTGAGGATTCTTCGCTTCGGACCTGTTACGCCCGAAGATCTGCGAAATTGCTTAAAACAGGAGGTCGTCTGGGGGGCCAATGTCGCGGACGGCCAGATTCCGCAACCGGCTCCGGGAATGTCGGCTCGTCATTACTCCCCGAAAACACCGCTGTCGGTTTTCGAAAGTTCTGAGGAATGGCTTCGGCATGTGACAATCGCTCGACCAGCAAGCCGTCGCATCACACTGTTTATTTCCTGGCCGAAGGAGCAGTTAGCTCCCTATTCCGAAATTCAATGCATGCCATCCGATCCGGCCGCATACGCAGAGATTCTTTATCAAACTCTCCATGAACTGGATCAGAATCAGTTCGAAGAAATTCTCATTGAGTTGCCACCTAAAGAGGAAGAATGGCTGGCAGTGCGAGATCGGCTAACGCGAGCCGCGGCGAAATAA
- a CDS encoding DNA-3-methyladenine glycosylase family protein: MKFHHHVKAAEKHLSGAHPLFHRHIKSRGGCKIKLRPGGYQVLCSSIISQQISTLAAKSISRKVMAYCGGKKFDPEVIFQAPEDDLRACGLSRGKVRYLKALSEKVIEDPRFFKRLPRLTDEQIMESLLPIPGIGPWTVEMFMMFSLGRMDVLPVADLGIQKGFQKLFELTELPKKKQMIELAEPWRPYRSVACFFLWAMQDGSD; encoded by the coding sequence GTGAAATTTCACCACCATGTGAAGGCGGCCGAAAAACACCTTTCCGGGGCTCATCCGCTTTTTCACCGGCACATTAAATCTCGTGGCGGCTGCAAGATCAAGCTGCGACCGGGTGGCTATCAAGTTCTCTGCTCCTCGATTATCTCCCAGCAGATTTCCACTTTGGCGGCCAAATCCATTTCCCGCAAAGTGATGGCCTACTGCGGCGGTAAAAAATTCGATCCGGAAGTAATCTTCCAGGCACCGGAAGACGATTTGCGAGCTTGCGGTTTGTCCCGAGGTAAGGTTCGCTATCTCAAGGCCTTATCCGAGAAGGTGATTGAGGATCCGCGATTTTTCAAGCGATTGCCTCGGCTGACAGACGAACAGATTATGGAATCGCTGCTGCCGATTCCGGGAATCGGCCCATGGACAGTCGAGATGTTCATGATGTTCTCGCTAGGCCGGATGGATGTCCTGCCCGTGGCGGATTTGGGAATTCAGAAAGGATTCCAGAAACTCTTTGAATTGACGGAACTCCCCAAGAAAAAGCAAATGATCGAATTGGCCGAACCATGGCGGCCCTATCGTTCAGTCGCCTGTTTCTTTCTCTGGGCCATGCAGGACGGAAGTGACTGA